The following coding sequences are from one Dehalococcoidia bacterium window:
- a CDS encoding CoA transferase — translation MGTMPALEQMRILDLTQYEAGTSSTQLLAWLGANVVKIERPGVGDPGRHTERTTSGHDSLYFLSFNSNKRSVAINLSTETGRGLFLRMLPRFDVVVENFTLGTMEKLGLGYEVLKQHNPAIIYATLKGFGTTGPYKDFKCFDMVAQAAGGAFSTTGWRMEDPPLRPGPTLGDTGTGMHLAMGIMAAYIQRLQTGAGQMVEVSMQESVASFMRCPFSHRERTGDPVPRRGNRTVSPTDLYPCAPGGPNDYVYIMIVTTRMWDALVTAIDRPELSLDPRFADARARHQNGDALFEEIAAWTSQRTKEEVWEHLGAHGVPCGAVLDSSDIFTNRHMRERRAVRTLVHPERGAWDFIAPPIRMSESDVEMIPAPLLGQHTIEVLGQELGLAAEQLRELSASGVVQVREAPAVSAAAD, via the coding sequence ATGGGCACGATGCCGGCGCTAGAGCAGATGCGCATTCTCGACCTGACGCAGTACGAGGCGGGCACCTCTTCGACTCAGTTGCTCGCCTGGCTTGGCGCCAACGTCGTCAAGATCGAACGGCCCGGCGTCGGCGACCCCGGACGCCACACCGAGCGCACCACCAGCGGCCACGACTCGCTCTACTTCCTCAGCTTCAACAGCAACAAGCGCAGCGTCGCCATCAACCTCTCGACGGAAACCGGCCGCGGCCTCTTCCTGCGCATGCTGCCGCGCTTCGACGTGGTCGTCGAAAACTTCACCCTGGGCACGATGGAGAAGCTCGGCCTGGGGTACGAGGTGCTCAAGCAGCACAACCCGGCCATCATCTACGCCACGCTCAAGGGCTTCGGCACCACCGGCCCCTACAAGGACTTCAAGTGCTTCGACATGGTGGCCCAGGCCGCGGGCGGCGCCTTCAGCACCACCGGCTGGCGCATGGAAGATCCGCCTCTGCGCCCCGGCCCCACCCTGGGCGACACCGGCACCGGCATGCACCTGGCGATGGGCATCATGGCGGCCTACATCCAGCGCCTGCAAACCGGCGCCGGCCAGATGGTCGAAGTCTCGATGCAGGAGTCGGTCGCCAGCTTCATGCGTTGCCCCTTCTCCCACCGCGAGCGCACCGGCGACCCCGTGCCGCGCCGCGGCAACCGCACGGTCTCGCCCACCGACCTCTACCCCTGCGCCCCAGGCGGCCCCAACGATTATGTCTACATCATGATCGTCACCACGCGCATGTGGGACGCGCTGGTTACGGCGATCGACCGCCCCGAGCTCTCGCTGGACCCCCGCTTCGCCGACGCCAGGGCGCGGCACCAGAACGGCGACGCCCTGTTTGAGGAGATCGCCGCCTGGACCAGCCAGCGCACCAAGGAAGAGGTCTGGGAGCATCTGGGCGCCCACGGCGTGCCTTGCGGCGCCGTGCTCGACAGCAGCGACATCTTCACCAACCGGCACATGCGCGAGCGCCGCGCCGTGCGCACACTCGTGCATCCCGAGCGCGGCGCCTGGGACTTCATCGCGCCGCCGATCCGCATGAGCGAGTCGGACGTGGAGATGATCCCGGCGCCGCTGCTGGGCCAGCACACCATCGAGGTGCTCGGCCAGGAGCTGGGCCTGGCAGCGGAGCAGCTGCGCGAGCTGAGCGCGTCCGGCGTGGTGCAGGTGCGCGAGGCGCCGGCCGTCTCCGCCGCCGCCGACTGA
- a CDS encoding fibronectin type III domain-containing protein gives MHRRSQKRVWAPYAGVLLLVALLAASPALMPGAVPAPGAALADDGPNGPPQPRTPPVPTPDAPTVTASLPATRTGSPTRPPPTPAPERTRTPTPAVTVAPTPTSRAPVAATSAALSIVAISPAPAALRMLAPVCSGGGDAISWSWVPAPDAAGYLLQVSTTAGQLDDGTLADADTFNGRLDATNTTFSTPAVPGQPYFAVVLPLSAAGLAETDRVSLPIESVCIDAGASSRPLPPTQAPAPPAAAVADAAAPAAPSDLVATPLDASEVRLDWTSNSEDEGGFAVDDGYSVVAQVPAGVTTITLVGLDPDGPYCAAVYAYNQAGASDLSNFVCFTTLSDTGDSSTAREPAAGFSG, from the coding sequence GTGCACCGTCGTTCGCAGAAACGAGTTTGGGCGCCGTATGCCGGCGTGCTGCTGCTGGTCGCGCTGCTTGCGGCGTCTCCCGCGCTCATGCCCGGCGCCGTGCCGGCGCCGGGCGCAGCGCTGGCCGACGACGGACCGAACGGCCCGCCGCAGCCCAGGACGCCGCCCGTGCCCACGCCCGATGCGCCCACGGTTACGGCATCGCTGCCCGCGACCCGCACCGGGTCTCCGACCAGACCGCCGCCCACGCCAGCGCCGGAGAGAACGCGCACGCCAACGCCGGCGGTGACCGTCGCCCCGACGCCAACGTCGCGGGCGCCGGTCGCCGCCACTTCCGCGGCGCTGTCGATCGTCGCGATCTCACCGGCGCCCGCGGCGCTGAGGATGCTGGCGCCGGTGTGCAGTGGCGGCGGCGACGCGATCAGTTGGTCATGGGTTCCCGCGCCGGACGCCGCGGGCTACCTCCTGCAAGTCTCAACTACCGCCGGCCAGCTCGATGACGGCACGCTGGCCGATGCAGACACCTTCAACGGCCGCCTCGACGCCACGAACACCACCTTCTCCACCCCGGCTGTGCCCGGACAGCCGTACTTTGCGGTCGTGCTGCCGCTCAGCGCCGCAGGCCTGGCCGAAACCGATCGCGTGAGTCTACCGATCGAAAGCGTCTGCATCGACGCCGGGGCGAGCTCGCGGCCACTGCCGCCCACGCAGGCGCCCGCGCCGCCAGCGGCTGCCGTGGCGGACGCCGCAGCGCCCGCCGCGCCCAGCGACCTGGTCGCCACCCCGCTGGACGCCAGCGAAGTACGCCTGGACTGGACCAGCAACTCCGAAGATGAAGGCGGCTTCGCCGTGGACGACGGTTACAGCGTGGTGGCCCAGGTGCCCGCGGGCGTGACCACGATCACGCTGGTCGGCCTCGATCCGGACGGGCCGTACTGCGCGGCCGTCTACGCCTACAACCAGGCCGGCGCGTCTGACCTGAGCAACTTCGTCTGCTTCACCACGCTATCCGACACCGGCGACAGCAGCACCGCTCGCGAGCCAGCGGCGGGGTTCTCGGGATGA
- a CDS encoding enoyl-CoA hydratase/isomerase family protein, whose amino-acid sequence MQYDEYQFLKIAVEDGIALITINRPEFYNATNNRLHWELTQIWPDIDNDPTVRVAVVTGAGDQAFSAGGDLGDLEARDTLPANERYEAIVALAKEARELVYTIVNCDKPIISAINGVAVGAGLVVALLADISIIAEDARLTDGHTRLGVAAGDHACIIWPLLCGMAKAKYYLLTCDFIDGREAERIGLVSKAVPRAQVLSEAMAVGRKLADGPQHALRFTKRALNQWLRLGGITAFDYSLMAEMMGFFGGDVAAGIQGIRERRPGAFPSAR is encoded by the coding sequence ATGCAGTACGACGAGTACCAGTTCCTCAAGATCGCGGTTGAAGACGGCATCGCCCTGATCACGATCAACCGCCCCGAGTTCTACAACGCCACCAACAACCGCCTGCACTGGGAGCTGACCCAAATCTGGCCGGACATCGACAACGACCCGACGGTGCGCGTTGCCGTCGTCACCGGCGCCGGCGATCAGGCGTTTTCGGCCGGCGGCGACCTGGGCGACCTGGAAGCACGCGACACGCTGCCGGCCAACGAGCGCTACGAGGCGATCGTCGCGCTCGCCAAGGAAGCGCGCGAGCTCGTCTACACGATCGTCAACTGCGACAAGCCGATCATCTCGGCGATCAACGGCGTGGCGGTCGGCGCCGGCCTGGTCGTGGCCCTGCTTGCCGACATCTCGATCATCGCCGAGGACGCGCGGCTCACCGACGGTCACACGCGGCTCGGTGTGGCCGCGGGCGATCACGCCTGCATCATCTGGCCGTTGCTCTGCGGCATGGCGAAGGCCAAATACTATCTGCTCACCTGTGACTTCATCGACGGCCGCGAGGCGGAGCGCATCGGCCTGGTAAGCAAGGCCGTGCCACGGGCGCAGGTGCTGTCCGAGGCGATGGCGGTGGGGCGCAAGCTGGCCGACGGTCCGCAGCACGCGCTGCGCTTCACCAAGCGGGCGCTGAACCAGTGGCTGCGCCTCGGCGGCATCACCGCGTTCGACTACTCGCTGATGGCCGAGATGATGGGCTTCTTCGGCGGCGACGTGGCTGCCGGCATCCAGGGCATCCGCGAACGCCGGCCCGGCGCCTTCCCCTCCGCGCGCTAA
- the speB gene encoding agmatinase, whose amino-acid sequence MTTDQPEPERLWPEEWQRGPRFSGAYSFMRVPLTRDLRFADVAIVGVPFDGGVNHRPGARFGPRGIRNATAQVRAHPMPGDPLWGPLETLRVVDYGDLDVSSPYIAYAIDKMQELLAPIFAAGVTPIILGGDHTISLPILRAMAQTHGPASLVHFDAHPDFWKPTDASRPYHHGTPFRLAADEGLIRVHESVQIGIRGSVSGAILHEVREAGFHMITADEFYELGVHGALERLHRVVRPPVYVSLDIDCADPAYAPGTGTPEVAGLTSRELVQLVRGLRGLPIVGFDIVEVAPPFDQSEITALLAANLVYEFLELAAALKRGSNRRATSNRAGRASAPAARRRPRNRPAS is encoded by the coding sequence GTGACGACCGATCAGCCCGAGCCGGAGCGGCTGTGGCCGGAAGAGTGGCAGCGCGGACCGCGCTTCAGCGGCGCCTACTCGTTCATGCGCGTGCCGCTCACGCGCGACCTGCGCTTCGCCGACGTCGCCATCGTCGGCGTTCCCTTCGACGGCGGCGTCAACCATCGCCCCGGCGCACGCTTCGGCCCGCGCGGCATCCGCAACGCCACGGCGCAGGTGCGCGCCCATCCCATGCCCGGCGATCCGCTGTGGGGGCCGCTGGAGACGCTGCGCGTCGTCGACTACGGCGATCTCGATGTCTCCTCCCCCTACATCGCCTACGCCATCGACAAGATGCAGGAGCTGCTGGCGCCGATCTTCGCCGCCGGCGTCACGCCGATCATCCTCGGCGGCGATCACACGATCTCACTGCCGATCCTGCGCGCCATGGCGCAAACGCACGGCCCCGCGTCGCTCGTGCACTTCGACGCCCACCCCGACTTCTGGAAGCCAACCGATGCGAGCCGCCCCTACCACCACGGCACGCCCTTCCGCCTCGCCGCCGACGAAGGCTTGATCCGCGTGCACGAGTCGGTGCAGATCGGCATCCGCGGCAGCGTCTCCGGCGCCATCCTGCACGAGGTGCGCGAGGCCGGCTTTCACATGATCACCGCCGACGAGTTCTACGAGCTCGGCGTGCACGGCGCTCTGGAGCGGCTGCACCGCGTGGTGCGGCCGCCCGTCTACGTCTCGCTTGACATCGACTGCGCCGACCCCGCCTACGCACCCGGCACCGGCACGCCGGAGGTGGCCGGCCTCACCAGCCGCGAGCTGGTGCAGCTCGTCCGCGGCCTGCGCGGCCTGCCGATCGTCGGCTTCGACATCGTGGAAGTAGCGCCGCCCTTCGACCAGAGCGAGATCACCGCCCTGCTCGCCGCCAACCTGGTCTACGAGTTTTTGGAGCTGGCCGCCGCCCTGAAGCGGGGCAGCAACCGGCGGGCAACGAGCAACCGAGCCGGGCGGGCGTCTGCGCCGGCCGCACGGCGCCGGCCGCGGAATCGGCCCGCTTCGTGA
- a CDS encoding PIN domain-containing protein, protein MPDHPFLDTNLFLRHLTQDDPVRSRRATALWRRVAGGAEVVETVDTVVFETVFTLQRFYQVGRSDIRDGVLPLLLLRGVRLANKRRYLRAFDLYVSMPALSFADSFHIAVMEQRGLTRMVSFDRAFSRIPTLKRMEPSDTGELTAQP, encoded by the coding sequence ATGCCCGACCACCCGTTTCTCGATACGAATCTGTTCCTGCGCCACCTGACTCAGGACGACCCCGTCCGCTCGCGCAGGGCGACCGCGCTCTGGCGACGGGTCGCCGGCGGTGCGGAAGTGGTCGAAACCGTCGATACTGTCGTCTTTGAGACGGTCTTCACGCTGCAGCGGTTCTATCAGGTCGGCCGCAGCGACATCCGCGACGGCGTCCTGCCGCTGCTGCTCTTGCGCGGTGTGCGTCTGGCGAACAAGCGGCGCTACCTTCGCGCGTTCGACCTCTACGTCAGCATGCCTGCCCTCTCCTTCGCCGACAGCTTTCATATTGCCGTCATGGAACAACGCGGCCTGACCCGTATGGTGAGCTTCGATCGCGCGTTCAGCCGCATACCGACCCTGAAGCGCATGGAGCCGAGCGACACGGGCGAACTCACTGCGCAGCCATGA
- a CDS encoding DUF4389 domain-containing protein, whose protein sequence is MSDTVHYDVPYPAQLNRVTTLLRIFMLIPHMIVLAVLGVCMEVVTVIAWFAILITGKYPRGMWDFSLSVARYAARVSSYGALLRDEYPPFGGGGDYPLQYELAYSEPMNRLSTLLRIIYAIPHIIVLYLLGIALEVITFIAWWAILFTGKYPQGMFTFAVGVSRWQQRASAYVLLLTDAYPPFSMEPGPAAPGYATGMA, encoded by the coding sequence ATGTCCGACACCGTGCACTATGACGTGCCGTATCCCGCCCAACTCAACCGCGTGACCACGCTGCTGCGCATCTTCATGCTGATCCCGCACATGATCGTGCTCGCCGTGCTGGGTGTCTGCATGGAGGTCGTTACCGTCATCGCCTGGTTTGCCATTCTGATTACGGGCAAGTATCCGCGAGGCATGTGGGACTTTTCGCTGTCGGTCGCGCGCTATGCCGCTCGTGTCAGTTCCTACGGCGCGCTGCTGCGCGACGAGTACCCACCCTTTGGCGGCGGCGGCGACTATCCGTTGCAATACGAGCTGGCCTATTCGGAGCCGATGAATCGGCTTTCGACGCTGCTGCGGATCATTTACGCGATCCCGCACATCATCGTTCTTTACCTGCTGGGAATCGCCCTTGAGGTTATTACCTTCATCGCCTGGTGGGCGATTCTCTTCACGGGTAAATATCCGCAGGGCATGTTCACCTTTGCGGTCGGCGTGTCGCGCTGGCAGCAACGCGCGAGCGCCTATGTGCTCCTGCTTACTGATGCCTATCCGCCGTTCAGCATGGAACCCGGTCCGGCCGCACCCGGTTACGCGACCGGCATGGCCTAG
- a CDS encoding class III extradiol ring-cleavage dioxygenase has translation MPALYLGHGAPPLVDDAIWPEQLAAWAGELPRPSSILVVSAHWESAPLTIGTTGPAELTYDFYGFPAKYYRVRYDAPGAADLAAKVRALMPHDEPVAEDPERGLDHGAYVPLTVMYPAADIPVLQISMPSLDPERLFRLGRRLAPLRDEGVLIMGSGFMTHGLPYLDFRAPDAPAPAWSAEFDAWATEALAHGAVDELIDFRHRAPAVRYAHPTTDHFAPLFVTLGAATDAATAPRFTIDGYWYGLAKRSFQVN, from the coding sequence ATGCCCGCGCTGTACCTCGGCCACGGTGCGCCGCCGCTGGTTGACGACGCGATCTGGCCCGAGCAGCTTGCGGCCTGGGCCGGCGAGTTGCCGCGGCCCTCATCCATTCTTGTGGTCAGCGCCCACTGGGAGTCGGCGCCGCTGACGATTGGCACCACCGGCCCGGCGGAGCTGACCTACGACTTCTACGGCTTCCCGGCGAAGTACTACCGCGTGCGCTACGACGCGCCCGGCGCCGCCGATCTGGCGGCGAAGGTGCGGGCGCTGATGCCGCACGACGAGCCTGTCGCCGAGGATCCCGAGCGCGGCCTCGACCATGGCGCCTACGTGCCGCTGACGGTGATGTACCCCGCGGCCGACATCCCCGTCTTGCAGATCTCGATGCCCTCGCTCGATCCGGAGCGGCTGTTCAGGCTGGGCCGGCGGCTGGCGCCGCTGCGCGACGAGGGCGTGCTGATCATGGGCAGCGGTTTCATGACGCACGGCTTGCCGTATCTCGACTTCCGTGCACCGGATGCGCCCGCGCCCGCCTGGTCGGCCGAGTTCGACGCCTGGGCGACGGAGGCACTGGCCCACGGCGCTGTGGACGAGCTGATCGACTTCCGCCACCGCGCTCCGGCGGTGCGCTACGCCCATCCGACCACGGACCACTTCGCGCCGCTGTTCGTGACGCTCGGCGCGGCGACTGATGCCGCGACCGCGCCGCGGTTCACGATCGACGGCTACTGGTACGGCCTGGCGAAGCGCTCGTTCCAGGTGAACTAA
- a CDS encoding threonine/serine dehydratase, producing the protein MTGMETALSLPRLDEIEAAAARLAPYVRRTPSLPLRPTYGALPGELWLKLESLQHTGSFKPRGAFNKLLSVEEPRRKAGVVAVSGGNHGLGVAFAAHRLGVPATIFLPVYASPVKQQRIAALGAEIVLNETIAEAFARADERVAAAGAVPVHPYADPLVICGQGTVGLEFVRDAPPLDVLYVAVGGGGLLAGVSIAAKAQLPGIHIVGVEPEGAATLTAARQAGRPVTLPKIGSVAADSLGAPDVAPLTFAAAQQHVDEVVLVNDDEIVAARARLWLELNLAAENGGAAAFAGYLSGRAAREGSCGVIVCGGNIDLGW; encoded by the coding sequence ATGACCGGCATGGAAACCGCGCTCTCCTTGCCCCGCCTCGACGAGATTGAGGCCGCCGCGGCACGCCTCGCGCCGTACGTGCGCCGCACGCCGTCCCTGCCGCTGCGCCCCACCTACGGGGCGCTGCCCGGTGAGCTGTGGCTGAAGCTGGAGAGCCTGCAACACACCGGCTCATTCAAGCCACGCGGCGCCTTCAACAAGCTGCTCAGCGTGGAGGAGCCGCGGCGAAAGGCCGGCGTGGTGGCCGTCTCCGGCGGCAATCACGGACTCGGCGTCGCCTTCGCCGCGCACCGCCTCGGCGTGCCCGCCACGATCTTCCTGCCCGTCTACGCCTCTCCCGTCAAGCAGCAGCGCATCGCCGCGCTCGGCGCTGAGATCGTGCTGAACGAGACGATCGCCGAGGCCTTCGCCCGTGCGGACGAGCGCGTTGCCGCGGCCGGCGCGGTGCCGGTGCATCCCTACGCCGACCCGCTGGTGATCTGCGGCCAGGGCACGGTTGGGCTGGAATTCGTACGCGATGCACCGCCGCTGGATGTGCTGTATGTGGCGGTGGGCGGCGGCGGGTTGCTCGCCGGCGTGAGCATCGCCGCGAAGGCGCAGCTGCCGGGGATCCACATCGTCGGCGTCGAGCCGGAAGGCGCGGCCACGCTGACCGCCGCGCGGCAGGCCGGCCGGCCGGTGACCCTGCCCAAGATCGGCTCCGTCGCCGCCGACTCGCTCGGCGCGCCGGACGTGGCGCCGCTCACGTTTGCCGCGGCACAGCAGCACGTGGACGAGGTCGTGCTGGTGAACGACGACGAGATCGTGGCGGCGCGCGCACGCCTCTGGCTTGAGCTGAACCTGGCGGCGGAGAACGGCGGCGCCGCCGCCTTCGCCGGTTATCTCAGCGGCCGCGCGGCGCGCGAGGGAAGCTGCGGCGTGATCGTCTGCGGCGGCAACATCGATCTCGGCTGGTGA
- a CDS encoding nitroreductase family deazaflavin-dependent oxidoreductase has product MPPSVRPNQVVRRGRRVTIEDRFPDEPYCYLTTTGRSSGQPREIEIWFAAEGDTIYLLSGGGHNAHWVLNLIKQPRVRVRIADETFAGTARVLEPGEEERAARPLLAAKYQDWQPGKPLSGWARTALPVAIALESGA; this is encoded by the coding sequence CTGCCGCCTTCTGTCCGCCCCAACCAGGTCGTGCGCCGGGGGCGGCGCGTGACGATCGAGGACCGCTTCCCCGACGAGCCCTACTGCTACCTCACCACCACCGGCCGCAGCAGCGGCCAGCCGCGCGAGATCGAGATCTGGTTCGCCGCCGAGGGCGACACGATCTACCTGCTCTCCGGCGGCGGCCACAACGCCCACTGGGTGTTAAACCTGATCAAACAACCGCGCGTGCGGGTGCGCATCGCCGACGAGACCTTCGCTGGCACGGCACGCGTGCTGGAACCCGGTGAGGAAGAGCGCGCGGCGAGGCCGCTGCTGGCCGCCAAGTACCAGGATTGGCAGCCGGGCAAGCCGCTCTCCGGCTGGGCGCGCACGGCCCTGCCCGTCGCCATCGCGCTGGAGAGCGGCGCCTGA
- a CDS encoding aldo/keto reductase, producing MQYRVLGRTGERVSAVGLGGFHIGKIERRAAISLIRAAIDGGITFLDNCWDYHNGESEVRMGHALRDGYRRRVFLMTKLDAHSREMAAAQLEQSLRRLQTDCIDLVQMHEVIRPGDPDALLAPGGAIEALLAARQAGKLRYIGFTGHKDPAVHLKMLASGFPFDTVQMPLNCFDAHFRSFEAMVLPQVVARGIGVLGMKPLAGGRILESGGAGAEECLRYALSLPVSVVITGCESRAQVEQALRAGGAFTPLSAEERAALLARTAPAAADGAWERYKTTSLHDGTDRNPHWLTASVA from the coding sequence ATGCAGTACCGCGTCCTCGGCCGCACGGGGGAGCGCGTCAGCGCCGTCGGGCTGGGCGGCTTCCACATCGGCAAGATCGAACGGCGCGCGGCGATCTCCCTGATCCGCGCCGCGATCGACGGCGGCATCACCTTCCTCGACAACTGCTGGGACTATCACAACGGCGAAAGCGAGGTGCGTATGGGCCACGCCCTGCGCGACGGCTACCGCCGGCGCGTCTTCCTGATGACGAAGCTCGACGCGCACTCGCGCGAGATGGCGGCGGCCCAGCTCGAGCAGAGCCTGCGCCGCCTGCAGACCGACTGCATCGACCTCGTGCAGATGCACGAGGTGATCCGTCCGGGGGATCCTGACGCACTGCTGGCGCCCGGCGGCGCGATCGAAGCGCTGCTGGCCGCGCGGCAGGCCGGCAAACTGCGCTACATCGGCTTCACCGGGCACAAGGACCCGGCGGTGCACCTGAAGATGCTCGCGTCGGGCTTCCCCTTCGACACGGTGCAGATGCCGCTCAACTGCTTCGACGCGCACTTCCGTAGCTTCGAGGCCATGGTGCTGCCGCAGGTAGTCGCGCGGGGCATCGGCGTGCTCGGCATGAAGCCGCTCGCCGGCGGGCGGATTCTCGAGAGCGGCGGCGCCGGCGCCGAGGAGTGCCTGCGCTACGCGCTCAGCCTGCCGGTCTCCGTCGTGATCACTGGCTGCGAGTCGCGGGCGCAGGTCGAGCAGGCGCTGCGCGCCGGCGGCGCGTTCACGCCGCTGAGCGCCGAGGAACGCGCGGCGCTGCTGGCACGCACGGCGCCCGCGGCGGCTGACGGCGCCTGGGAGCGCTATAAGACCACCAGCCTGCACGACGGCACCGATCGCAACCCGCACTGGCTGACGGCATCGGTCGCCTGA
- a CDS encoding LLM class flavin-dependent oxidoreductase, producing MEIGIGIDGSLALTLDEERSLVEEAVTLGYAAAWTPSGAGSRDGFHVCGRWSLWTGGAGQCLPTGIAVVPAPLWSAAPLASQAATVGELSGGRFVLGIGTGSLYSSAYRPMFGLPDVGAVGAMRDYLTALRGLLNGEAVTIDSPLIRLRRAQILQRPVSVPLYLAALGPQMLRLAGRLADGVSLNWCTPEQRAWCREQVAAGASAAGRDPAAVRITEYIRVCVDEDEDRARRGLARAVMGYALSRPGAGNDRGYRAHFGRMGFETHLQAIEAKRDSGASEAELIDAFPPELLRAVGYYGPAAGAAAAFARPAEGLDLAIVRIVPARPGLEGARAALRACRPDLVGAPATAS from the coding sequence ATGGAGATCGGCATCGGCATTGACGGCTCACTGGCGCTCACGCTCGACGAGGAGCGCAGCCTGGTCGAAGAGGCGGTGACGCTGGGCTACGCCGCCGCCTGGACGCCCAGCGGCGCCGGCAGCCGCGACGGCTTCCACGTCTGCGGGCGCTGGTCGCTGTGGACGGGCGGAGCCGGCCAATGCCTGCCGACGGGCATCGCCGTGGTGCCGGCGCCGCTGTGGAGCGCGGCGCCGCTCGCCAGCCAGGCCGCGACGGTGGGCGAGCTGAGCGGCGGCCGCTTCGTGCTCGGCATCGGCACCGGCAGTTTGTACAGCAGCGCCTACCGGCCGATGTTCGGCCTGCCGGATGTCGGCGCCGTCGGCGCCATGCGCGACTACCTCACCGCGCTGCGCGGCCTGCTGAACGGCGAAGCGGTCACGATCGACAGCCCGCTGATCCGGCTGCGGCGGGCGCAGATCCTCCAGCGGCCCGTCTCGGTGCCGCTCTATCTCGCCGCGCTGGGGCCGCAGATGCTGCGCCTCGCCGGGCGCCTGGCCGACGGCGTCTCGCTCAACTGGTGTACGCCCGAGCAACGCGCCTGGTGCCGCGAGCAGGTGGCCGCGGGCGCCAGCGCCGCCGGCCGCGATCCGGCCGCCGTGCGCATCACCGAGTACATCCGCGTCTGCGTTGACGAAGACGAGGACCGCGCCCGCCGCGGCCTCGCCCGCGCGGTGATGGGCTACGCGCTCTCGCGCCCCGGCGCTGGCAACGACCGCGGCTACCGCGCCCATTTCGGTCGCATGGGCTTCGAAACGCACCTGCAGGCGATCGAGGCGAAGCGCGACTCCGGCGCAAGCGAAGCGGAGTTGATCGACGCCTTCCCGCCCGAGCTGCTGCGCGCCGTCGGTTACTACGGCCCTGCCGCCGGCGCGGCGGCGGCCTTCGCGCGGCCCGCTGAAGGGCTCGACCTGGCGATCGTGCGCATCGTGCCCGCACGCCCCGGCCTCGAAGGCGCCCGCGCCGCCCTGCGTGCCTGCCGCCCGGACCTTGTTGGCGCGCCGGCGACGGCCTCATAG
- a CDS encoding 5'-methylthioadenosine/S-adenosylhomocysteine nucleosidase: MNHRAPLAILVPTRGEFTPYGALLPDLQPLASAGAWELYEAALAGRRLLLILSAAGPVNAAAATERLIAQFAPAAVLHGGSAGAHNPALMPGDVVVGSRFVIVAAPGVREARIARGLPGSLIRFYRYGEMVSLEYIDAQPELLRQAEQAAAAASQAAGPWQAPGWPQALPRRAPFVVSGVVGSADAWTIEAEALRELRVLYQAECEDMESAYVAQVCAMHGVPFAAIRVMSDNEAACALTPEEVPAAITEAGDRAARSLLALAATLTRAGV, translated from the coding sequence ATGAACCACCGAGCACCGCTTGCGATCCTCGTGCCCACGCGCGGCGAGTTCACCCCATACGGCGCCCTGCTGCCGGACCTGCAGCCGCTGGCGAGCGCCGGCGCCTGGGAGCTGTACGAGGCCGCGCTGGCGGGGCGCCGCCTGCTGCTGATCCTCTCGGCGGCGGGGCCGGTGAACGCCGCCGCGGCCACAGAGCGGCTGATCGCGCAGTTTGCGCCGGCGGCGGTGCTGCACGGCGGCTCGGCCGGGGCGCACAACCCGGCGCTGATGCCCGGCGATGTGGTGGTCGGCTCACGCTTCGTGATCGTGGCGGCGCCTGGCGTGCGCGAGGCGCGCATCGCTCGCGGCCTGCCCGGCTCGCTGATTCGCTTCTACCGGTACGGCGAGATGGTCAGCCTGGAGTACATCGACGCGCAGCCGGAGCTGCTGCGCCAGGCGGAGCAGGCCGCCGCCGCGGCTTCGCAGGCGGCGGGACCGTGGCAGGCGCCGGGTTGGCCGCAGGCGCTGCCACGCCGGGCGCCGTTCGTGGTCAGCGGGGTGGTCGGCTCGGCGGACGCCTGGACGATCGAGGCCGAGGCGCTGCGGGAGCTGCGCGTGCTCTACCAGGCCGAGTGCGAGGACATGGAGAGCGCCTATGTGGCGCAGGTCTGCGCCATGCACGGCGTGCCCTTCGCGGCCATCCGCGTGATGTCGGACAACGAGGCCGCCTGCGCCCTGACGCCGGAGGAGGTGCCGGCGGCGATCACGGAGGCGGGCGACCGCGCGGCACGGTCGCTGCTGGCGCTGGCGGCCACGCTCACCCGCGCCGGCGTCTAG
- a CDS encoding DUF4267 domain-containing protein has protein sequence MLVRLIGACRVAVGLLIIARPRLAARLFALPEAGATADARFVTRIAGNRDLMLGAALLLAPAAQTPPLLGACVAVDAADLLVALGSAGASLRPRSVLSNVVVAGAAATGEFWALDRARRARRF, from the coding sequence ATGCTGGTCCGCCTGATCGGCGCCTGCCGCGTGGCGGTCGGTCTGCTGATCATCGCCCGCCCGCGCCTGGCGGCGCGCCTCTTCGCCCTGCCCGAAGCCGGCGCCACTGCCGACGCGCGCTTCGTCACCCGCATCGCCGGCAACCGCGACCTGATGCTGGGCGCGGCGCTGCTGCTCGCGCCCGCGGCGCAGACGCCGCCGCTGCTCGGCGCCTGTGTGGCGGTCGATGCCGCCGATCTGCTGGTGGCGCTGGGCTCAGCGGGCGCTAGCTTGCGCCCGCGGTCCGTGCTCAGCAACGTCGTCGTCGCCGGCGCCGCGGCCACGGGCGAGTTCTGGGCACTGGATCGCGCTCGCCGGGCGCGGCGTTTCTAG